One Cucurbita pepo subsp. pepo cultivar mu-cu-16 chromosome LG11, ASM280686v2, whole genome shotgun sequence DNA window includes the following coding sequences:
- the LOC111804774 gene encoding dnaJ homolog subfamily B member 8-like: MDRGGGSDGGACYYTILGIRKDASFSDVRTAYRKLALKWHPDRCTRNPAVAGEAKRQFQLVQEAYSVLSDQAKRSVYDAGLYDPTEEDDEEFCDFMQEMMTMMNNTKPEGDSFEDLQRMFMEMVGSDGMGAFQVNDNPTASKRPRPTNGSRSSAPKRSSSRC; this comes from the exons ATGGATCGGGGAGGAGGATCCGACGGCGGAGCTTGCTACTACACCATCCTTGGGATTCGTAAGGACGCCTCCTTCTCCGATGTTCGTACTGCCTACCGCAAGCTCGCTCTG AAATGGCATCCGGACCGGTGTACGCGGAATCCTGCGGTGGCCGGAGAAGCCAAGCGGCAGTTTCAATTAGTACAAGAAGCGTATTCAG TTCTCTCCGATCAGGCGAAGAGGTCCGTCTACGACGCCGGTCTATACGATCCAacggaagaagacgatgag GAATTTTGCGACTTTATGCAAGAAATGATGACAATGATGAACAACACCAAACCGGAG GGTGACAGCTTCGAGGATCTACAGAGGATGTTCATGGAAATGGTCGGTTCAGATGGGATGGGAGCGTTCCAAGTGAACGACAATCCAACGGCCTCAAAGAGGCCACGTCCTACAAACGGTTCCAGATCTAGTGCGCCCAAACGGAGCTCCTCCCGCTGCTAA